One genomic region from Streptomyces venezuelae encodes:
- a CDS encoding alpha/beta fold hydrolase — protein MYSETAPYDQGLLDVGDGNLVHWEVSGNPAGRPALVVHGGPGSGSSPHNRRYFDPEAYRLVLFDQRGCGRSTPHASDPAADMSVNTTAHLVADMERLREHLGIEQWLLYGGSWGATLILAYAEAYPERVTGIVLAAVTTTRRSEIAWLYEGAGRFFPEAHERFRAGAGAPSDPTRADGAKDLPRADGAKDLPRADGAQALVEAYSALLNHPDRAVREKAAADWCAWEDAVLSTEGQGTPYTDRVDDTRLGFVRICAHYFAHGAWLAEGALLRDAHRLAGTPGVLIQGRLDMAGPPTTAWELSRAWPDAELHVIEDAGHLGDLRTRELILAALDRFARGVPLRGRGPELGGG, from the coding sequence ATGTACTCCGAGACCGCACCGTACGACCAGGGCCTGCTCGACGTGGGAGACGGCAACCTCGTCCACTGGGAGGTCTCCGGCAACCCGGCGGGCCGGCCCGCGCTCGTCGTGCACGGCGGGCCCGGCTCCGGGTCCTCGCCGCACAACCGGCGCTACTTCGACCCGGAGGCGTACCGGCTCGTCCTCTTCGACCAGCGCGGCTGCGGGCGCTCCACCCCGCACGCGAGCGACCCGGCCGCCGACATGTCCGTGAACACCACCGCACACCTGGTGGCCGACATGGAGCGGCTGCGCGAGCACCTGGGCATCGAGCAGTGGCTGCTGTACGGCGGCTCCTGGGGCGCCACGCTGATCCTGGCGTACGCGGAGGCGTACCCCGAGCGCGTGACGGGGATCGTCCTCGCGGCCGTCACGACCACCCGCCGCTCCGAGATCGCCTGGCTGTACGAGGGAGCCGGCCGCTTCTTCCCCGAGGCCCACGAGCGCTTCAGGGCCGGGGCCGGCGCGCCGTCGGACCCGACCCGGGCGGACGGGGCGAAGGACCTGCCCCGGGCGGACGGGGCGAAGGACCTGCCCCGGGCGGACGGGGCACAGGCCCTGGTGGAGGCGTACTCCGCGCTGCTGAACCACCCCGACCGGGCCGTGCGGGAGAAGGCCGCGGCCGACTGGTGCGCCTGGGAGGACGCCGTCCTCTCCACGGAGGGCCAGGGCACCCCGTACACCGACCGGGTCGACGACACCCGGCTCGGCTTCGTCCGGATCTGCGCCCACTACTTCGCCCACGGCGCCTGGCTCGCGGAGGGCGCCCTGCTCCGCGACGCGCACCGGCTCGCGGGCACCCCCGGCGTCCTGATCCAGGGCCGGCTCGACATGGCCGGCCCGCCCACCACCGCCTGGGAGCTGTCCCGGGCCTGGCCGGACGCCGAACTGCACGTGATCGAGGACGCGGGGCACCTGGGCGACCTGCGGACCCGGGAGCTGATCCTCGCGGCCCTGGACCGCTTCGCGAGGGGGGTCCCCCTGCGCGGGCGAGGCCCTGAGCTCGGGGGAGGGTGA
- a CDS encoding Dabb family protein, producing MIRHLVLFKLNEGVERDEPRVVAGVEAFRALGEQIPELRFWECDWNITDRPIAYDFAINSAVEDKDALQRYLEHPAHQAGVAQWREFATWVIADYAF from the coding sequence GTGATCCGCCATCTGGTCCTCTTCAAGCTCAACGAGGGAGTCGAGCGCGACGAGCCGCGCGTCGTCGCCGGCGTCGAGGCCTTCCGCGCGCTCGGCGAGCAGATCCCGGAGCTGAGGTTCTGGGAGTGCGACTGGAACATCACCGACCGGCCGATCGCGTACGACTTCGCGATCAACTCCGCCGTTGAGGACAAGGACGCCCTCCAGCGCTACCTGGAGCACCCCGCCCACCAGGCGGGCGTCGCCCAGTGGCGCGAGTTCGCCACCTGGGTGATCGCGGACTACGCGTTCTAG
- a CDS encoding helicase HerA-like domain-containing protein produces the protein MSVSEQSAQPPTPLAGPAAEIAAGYAFDGAALELGALLWDGACHPDAPVRIPLPMLNRHGLVAGATGTGKTKTLQLIAEQLSAHGVPVFLADIKGDVSGISAPGEDGERVRERAAQVGQEWRGTGFPCEFYGLGGIGPGIPVRSTVTGFGPVLLSKVLRLNQTQEQSLGLIFHYADSKGLELVDLKDLRAVVAFLVSDPGKAELKGIGGLSTVTAGVILRSITAFEQQGAGDFFGEPEFDTSEFLRTAADGRGTVSVLELPAVQDKPQLFSTFLMWMLADLYNDLPEAGDLEKPKLVFFFDEAHLLFNGASKAFLESITQTVRLIRSKGVGVFFVTQTPKDVPSDVLGQLGNRVQHALRVFTPDDAKALKATVRTFPKSPYDLEEVLTGLGTGEAVITVLSEKGAPTPVAATRLRAPESLMGPIDAAALDAAVKASPLYGRYAQAVDRESAYEKLTAEQLAAEAAALEAAAAKEAAKAQAQDGARAPRQKEEPSLAEQVVGSGIFTSLARSIGTQLGREISRSIFGTARRKR, from the coding sequence ATGAGCGTCAGTGAGCAGAGCGCACAGCCGCCCACCCCCCTTGCGGGGCCCGCCGCCGAGATCGCCGCCGGGTACGCCTTCGACGGTGCCGCACTCGAACTGGGGGCGCTCCTCTGGGACGGCGCCTGTCACCCGGACGCGCCGGTCCGCATCCCGCTGCCGATGCTCAACCGCCACGGTCTGGTCGCCGGAGCCACCGGCACCGGCAAGACGAAGACGCTCCAGCTGATCGCGGAGCAGCTCTCGGCGCACGGTGTGCCGGTCTTCCTCGCCGACATCAAGGGCGACGTCTCCGGGATCTCGGCCCCCGGGGAGGACGGCGAGAGGGTGCGGGAGCGGGCCGCGCAGGTCGGCCAGGAGTGGCGGGGTACGGGCTTCCCCTGCGAGTTCTACGGACTCGGGGGCATCGGCCCGGGCATCCCGGTGCGCTCCACGGTGACCGGCTTCGGTCCCGTACTCCTCTCCAAGGTGCTCCGGCTCAACCAGACGCAGGAGCAGTCGCTCGGCCTGATCTTCCACTACGCCGACTCCAAGGGGCTCGAACTGGTCGACCTCAAGGACCTGCGGGCGGTGGTGGCCTTCCTGGTCTCGGACCCCGGGAAGGCCGAACTGAAGGGGATCGGCGGGCTGTCGACGGTGACGGCCGGGGTGATCCTGCGGTCGATCACGGCCTTCGAGCAGCAGGGCGCGGGGGACTTCTTCGGGGAGCCGGAGTTCGACACGTCGGAGTTCCTGCGGACGGCGGCGGACGGACGGGGGACCGTCTCGGTCCTGGAGCTGCCGGCCGTGCAGGACAAGCCGCAGCTCTTCTCGACCTTTCTGATGTGGATGCTCGCGGACCTCTACAACGACCTTCCGGAGGCCGGCGACCTGGAGAAGCCGAAGCTGGTCTTCTTCTTCGACGAGGCGCATCTGCTGTTCAACGGGGCGTCGAAGGCCTTCCTGGAGTCGATCACGCAGACGGTCCGGCTGATCCGCTCCAAGGGTGTCGGCGTCTTCTTCGTGACGCAGACCCCGAAGGACGTCCCCTCGGACGTGCTCGGCCAGCTCGGCAACCGGGTGCAGCACGCGCTGCGCGTCTTCACCCCGGACGACGCCAAGGCGCTCAAGGCGACCGTGCGGACCTTCCCGAAGTCGCCGTACGACCTGGAGGAGGTGCTCACCGGGCTCGGTACGGGCGAGGCGGTGATCACCGTACTCAGCGAGAAGGGCGCCCCGACCCCGGTGGCGGCGACCCGGCTGCGGGCGCCGGAGTCGCTGATGGGCCCGATCGACGCCGCCGCGCTGGACGCGGCGGTGAAGGCGTCGCCGCTGTACGGGCGGTACGCGCAGGCGGTGGACCGGGAGTCGGCGTACGAGAAGCTGACGGCCGAGCAGCTGGCGGCGGAGGCGGCGGCCCTGGAGGCGGCTGCGGCGAAGGAGGCCGCGAAGGCGCAGGCGCAGGACGGAGCGAGGGCTCCCCGACAGAAGGAGGAGCCCTCGCTCGCCGAACAGGTGGTGGGCAGCGGGATCTTCACGTCCCTGGCGCGGTCGATCGGCACCCAGCTGGGCCGGGAGATCAGCCGCTCGATCTTCGGTACTGCCCGCCGTAAGAGGTGA
- a CDS encoding MarR family winged helix-turn-helix transcriptional regulator, translating into MDRDRRYENLARQVSAIGAVKRGLARTLPAECPGGSAVVLALLHHHGDMRIGRVSELMAVDMSVSSRHVAHTVDRGWVERLPDPADKRSRILHLTTAGESMLAVLDRRLTDMLARTLADWSDDDVELLTDLLARLRDSFGDCRAHHA; encoded by the coding sequence ATGGACAGAGACAGGCGCTACGAGAACCTCGCCCGCCAGGTGAGCGCGATCGGAGCGGTGAAGCGTGGACTCGCACGCACCCTGCCCGCCGAATGCCCCGGCGGGTCCGCCGTCGTCCTCGCCCTGCTCCACCACCACGGGGACATGCGGATCGGCCGCGTCTCCGAACTGATGGCCGTCGACATGTCGGTCAGCAGCCGCCACGTGGCCCACACCGTGGACCGCGGCTGGGTCGAGCGACTGCCCGACCCCGCCGACAAGCGCTCCCGCATCCTGCACCTGACCACCGCGGGCGAGTCCATGCTCGCCGTCCTCGACCGACGGCTGACGGACATGCTCGCCCGCACGCTCGCCGACTGGTCCGACGACGACGTCGAACTGCTCACCGACCTGCTCGCCCGCCTCCGCGACTCCTTCGGGGACTGCCGGGCCCACCACGCTTGA
- the upp gene encoding uracil phosphoribosyltransferase, protein MRLHVVDHPLVAHKLTTLRDKRTDSATFRRLADELVTLLAYEATRDVRTEQVDIETPVTPTTGVKLSYPRPLVVPILRAGLGMLDGMVRLLPTAEVGFLGMIRNEETLEASTYATRMPEDLSGRQVYVLDPMLATGGTLVAAIQELIKRGADDVTAVVLLAAPEGVEIMERELAGTPVTVVTASVDERLNENGYIVPGLGDAGDRMYGSAE, encoded by the coding sequence ATGCGTCTCCACGTCGTCGACCACCCTCTGGTCGCCCACAAGCTCACCACCCTGCGCGACAAGCGCACGGACTCCGCGACCTTCCGCCGTCTCGCCGACGAGCTGGTCACCCTGCTCGCCTACGAGGCCACCAGGGACGTCCGGACCGAGCAGGTCGACATCGAGACCCCTGTCACCCCGACGACCGGTGTGAAGCTCTCGTACCCGCGTCCGCTGGTGGTCCCGATCCTGCGCGCCGGGCTGGGCATGCTCGACGGCATGGTCCGCCTGCTCCCGACGGCCGAGGTCGGCTTCCTGGGCATGATCCGCAACGAGGAGACGCTGGAGGCGTCGACCTACGCCACGCGGATGCCGGAGGACCTCTCGGGGCGCCAGGTGTACGTCCTGGACCCGATGCTGGCCACCGGCGGCACGCTGGTCGCGGCGATCCAGGAGCTGATCAAGCGCGGCGCCGACGACGTGACCGCGGTCGTGCTCCTCGCCGCCCCGGAGGGCGTCGAGATCATGGAGCGCGAGCTCGCGGGCACCCCGGTGACCGTCGTGACGGCCTCGGTCGACGAGCGGCTCAACGAGAACGGCTACATCGTCCCGGGCCTGGGCGACGCGGGCGACCGCATGTACGGCTCTGCCGAATAA
- a CDS encoding RNA polymerase sigma factor SigF has product MPASTAPQVPPQHEAGGAEPPRPRPQSTRGADTRALTQVLFGQLKHLEPGTPEHHRVRGALIEANLPLVRYAAARFRSRNEPMEDVVQVGTIGLINAIDRFDPDRGVQFPTFAMPTVVGEIKRYFRDNVRTVHVPRRLHELWVQVNGATEDLTTAHGRSPTTAEIAERLRIGEDEVLACIEAGRSYHATSLEAAQEGDGLPGLLDRLGYEDPALAGVEHRDLVRHLLVQLPEREQRILMLRYYSNLTQSQISQELGVSQMHVSRLLARSFARLRSANRIEA; this is encoded by the coding sequence GTGCCGGCCAGTACAGCGCCTCAGGTCCCGCCCCAGCACGAGGCAGGTGGGGCGGAGCCCCCGCGCCCCCGCCCCCAGAGCACCCGCGGCGCCGACACCCGCGCCCTCACGCAGGTGCTCTTCGGGCAGCTCAAGCACCTGGAACCGGGCACTCCGGAGCACCACCGGGTGCGCGGGGCCCTCATCGAGGCCAACCTGCCGCTCGTGCGGTACGCGGCGGCCCGCTTCCGCTCCCGCAACGAGCCGATGGAGGACGTCGTCCAGGTCGGCACCATCGGCCTGATCAACGCCATCGACCGCTTCGACCCCGACCGGGGCGTGCAGTTCCCGACCTTCGCCATGCCGACGGTCGTCGGCGAGATCAAGCGGTACTTCCGCGACAACGTCCGGACCGTGCACGTGCCGCGCAGACTGCACGAGCTGTGGGTCCAGGTGAACGGCGCCACGGAGGACCTCACGACGGCCCACGGACGCTCCCCCACGACCGCGGAGATCGCCGAGCGGCTGCGGATCGGCGAGGACGAGGTGCTCGCCTGCATCGAGGCCGGACGGTCGTACCACGCGACCTCACTGGAGGCCGCACAGGAGGGCGACGGGCTGCCCGGACTGCTCGACCGGCTCGGCTACGAGGACCCCGCGCTCGCCGGCGTGGAGCACCGCGACCTCGTCCGGCACCTGCTCGTCCAACTGCCCGAGCGCGAGCAGCGGATCCTGATGCTGCGCTACTACAGCAACCTGACCCAGTCTCAGATCAGCCAGGAGCTCGGCGTCTCGCAGATGCATGTGTCAAGGCTCCTCGCCCGCAGCTTCGCACGTTTGAGATCCGCAAACAGAATCGAGGCGTAA
- a CDS encoding HhH-GPD-type base excision DNA repair protein, protein MSSKAAPEIHLAQQPEADALLARSPLAALVGMLLDQQVPMEWAFSGPYTIASRLGADDLDAHEIASRAPEEFAALLSEKPAVHRYPGSMAQRVQQLCHFLVEEYGGDAEAVWADAATGKELLARLQALPGFGKQKAQIFLALLGKQYGVRPTGWREAAGAYGEQGSYRSAADITGPESLAKVRAHKQEMKAAAKAEKAAKGKNAGNGENGEKREKVTKAGKTSGN, encoded by the coding sequence ATGAGTTCCAAGGCAGCCCCCGAGATCCATCTCGCCCAGCAGCCGGAGGCCGACGCGCTGCTCGCCCGCTCGCCGCTCGCCGCGCTCGTCGGCATGCTCCTGGACCAGCAGGTTCCGATGGAATGGGCGTTCTCCGGCCCGTACACGATCGCCTCGCGGCTCGGGGCGGACGATCTCGACGCACACGAGATCGCCTCCCGCGCCCCGGAGGAGTTCGCCGCGCTGCTCTCCGAGAAGCCGGCCGTGCACCGCTATCCGGGGTCGATGGCCCAGCGCGTCCAGCAGCTCTGCCATTTCCTCGTCGAGGAGTACGGGGGCGACGCCGAGGCCGTCTGGGCGGACGCGGCGACCGGCAAGGAGCTGCTCGCGCGGCTCCAGGCGCTGCCTGGTTTCGGCAAGCAGAAGGCGCAGATCTTCCTGGCGCTGCTCGGCAAGCAGTACGGCGTGCGGCCCACGGGCTGGCGGGAGGCGGCGGGGGCGTACGGCGAGCAGGGCTCGTACCGCTCGGCCGCCGACATCACCGGGCCCGAGTCGCTCGCGAAGGTGCGCGCGCACAAGCAGGAGATGAAGGCGGCCGCGAAGGCCGAGAAAGCCGCGAAGGGAAAGAATGCCGGGAACGGTGAGAATGGTGAAAAGAGGGAGAAAGTCACCAAGGCTGGCAAAACGTCCGGGAATTGA
- a CDS encoding type II toxin-antitoxin system VapB family antitoxin: protein MIFKRIGNGKPYPDHGRESTRQWADVAPRPVRLDQLVTTKGQLDLETLLAEDSTFYGDLFAHVVKWRGDLYLEDGLHRAVRAALQQRQVLHARVLELD, encoded by the coding sequence GTGATCTTCAAGCGCATCGGAAACGGAAAGCCGTATCCCGACCACGGCCGGGAAAGCACCCGGCAGTGGGCGGACGTCGCGCCGCGCCCGGTCCGCCTCGACCAGCTGGTGACCACCAAGGGCCAGCTGGATCTGGAGACGCTGCTCGCCGAGGACTCCACCTTCTACGGCGACCTCTTCGCGCACGTCGTGAAGTGGCGCGGCGATCTCTACCTCGAGGACGGACTGCACCGCGCCGTCCGCGCGGCACTGCAGCAGCGCCAGGTGCTGCACGCCCGCGTGCTGGAACTCGACTGA
- a CDS encoding LytR C-terminal domain-containing protein — translation MSMLTPPGMGGKYRITGDVYPRMRRPHRRRRIILAAAASVVVLGAAGWGTLQLVDVFSGDEGKKTTAGKQADCKPAPKATTPPVAALPKPGQITVNVYNATPRSGLAKTTADELKKRGFKVGKVGNAPAAFDKKVPGAGLLLGAPTATKGAFPVLGTQLKGATTKTDTRGTADVDLIIGTAFKTLTPKTAADAALVALTRPAPVPTGKC, via the coding sequence ATGAGCATGCTCACACCCCCCGGAATGGGCGGAAAGTACCGCATCACGGGGGATGTCTACCCGCGCATGCGCCGCCCCCACCGCCGGCGCAGGATCATCCTCGCGGCCGCGGCCTCCGTGGTCGTGCTCGGCGCGGCCGGCTGGGGCACACTCCAGCTCGTCGACGTCTTCTCCGGCGACGAGGGCAAGAAGACGACCGCCGGGAAGCAGGCGGACTGCAAACCCGCGCCCAAGGCGACGACCCCGCCCGTGGCCGCCCTTCCGAAGCCCGGCCAGATCACGGTCAACGTCTACAACGCGACCCCGCGCAGCGGACTCGCCAAGACGACCGCCGACGAGCTCAAGAAGCGCGGCTTCAAGGTCGGCAAGGTGGGGAACGCGCCCGCCGCCTTCGACAAGAAGGTCCCCGGCGCGGGGCTGCTGCTCGGCGCGCCCACGGCCACCAAGGGCGCCTTCCCGGTCCTCGGCACCCAGCTCAAGGGCGCCACGACCAAGACGGACACCCGGGGCACGGCGGACGTGGACCTGATCATCGGGACGGCGTTCAAGACGCTGACCCCGAAAACAGCGGCGGACGCGGCCCTGGTCGCCCTGACCAGGCCCGCGCCCGTACCGACCGGGAAGTGCTGA
- a CDS encoding RNA polymerase sigma factor SigF, which produces MSTELGSSKVLTLTPVPVPTQTTAPTAAESSAGSSAEIVVAENVTASAVDTVATTAPPLPATSGALDTRTLSRSLFLRLRALDTEGAAADSPERTYVRDTLIELNLPLVRYAAARFRSRNEPMEDIVQVGTIGLIKAIDRFDCERGVEFPTFAMPTVVGEIKRFFRDTSWSVRVPRRLQELRLALTKASDELAQKLDRSPTVPELAAVLGVSEEDVVDGLAVGNAYTASSLDSPSPEDDGGEGSLADRLGYEDTALEGVEYRESLKPLLAKLPPRERQIIMLRFFANMTQSQIGEEVGISQMHVSRLLTRTLAQLREGLISD; this is translated from the coding sequence ATGTCCACAGAACTGGGCAGCTCGAAGGTGCTCACGCTCACGCCCGTTCCCGTGCCCACGCAGACGACGGCTCCGACCGCGGCCGAAAGCTCCGCGGGGAGCTCCGCGGAGATCGTCGTGGCGGAGAACGTCACGGCGAGCGCCGTCGACACCGTGGCGACCACGGCTCCGCCGCTGCCCGCCACCTCCGGCGCCCTCGACACGCGCACCCTCTCGCGCTCCCTGTTCCTGCGCCTGCGCGCCCTCGACACCGAAGGCGCCGCCGCCGACAGCCCGGAGCGGACCTACGTCCGCGACACCCTCATCGAGCTCAACCTCCCCCTCGTGCGGTACGCGGCGGCCCGCTTCCGCTCCCGCAACGAGCCGATGGAGGACATCGTCCAGGTCGGCACCATCGGCCTGATCAAGGCGATCGACCGCTTCGACTGCGAACGGGGCGTGGAGTTCCCGACGTTCGCCATGCCCACGGTCGTCGGCGAGATCAAGCGCTTCTTCCGCGACACCTCGTGGTCCGTGCGCGTGCCGCGCCGGCTCCAGGAGCTGCGGCTCGCCCTCACCAAGGCCAGCGACGAGCTCGCGCAGAAGCTCGACCGCTCCCCCACCGTGCCCGAACTCGCCGCCGTGCTCGGGGTGTCGGAGGAGGACGTCGTCGACGGCCTCGCCGTCGGCAACGCCTACACGGCCTCGTCCCTCGACTCCCCCTCGCCCGAGGACGACGGCGGCGAGGGCTCGCTCGCCGACCGCCTGGGCTACGAGGACACCGCCCTCGAAGGCGTCGAGTACCGCGAGTCCCTCAAGCCGCTGCTCGCCAAACTCCCGCCCAGGGAGCGGCAGATCATCATGCTGCGCTTCTTCGCCAACATGACCCAGTCGCAGATCGGCGAAGAGGTCGGCATCTCCCAGATGCACGTCTCGCGGCTGCTCACCCGCACGCTCGCCCAGCTGCGCGAGGGCCTCATCTCCGACTGA
- the tadA gene encoding tRNA adenosine(34) deaminase TadA: MPHAVPAPDPVAGPVPDPVAGPVPQPEPVRDRAPDPVRNPVPDPVRDPWRDAMRLALAEADAAAPAGDVPVGAVVLGPDGEVLARAHNEREAVGDPTAHAEVLALRRAAAATGEWRLTGCTLVVTLEPCVMCAGALVQSRVERVVFGALDEKAGAAGSLWDLVRDRRLNHRPEVIHGVLGEECAEQLTAFFRTR; the protein is encoded by the coding sequence GTGCCGCACGCCGTACCCGCACCCGACCCCGTGGCCGGTCCCGTACCCGACCCCGTGGCCGGTCCCGTACCCCAGCCCGAGCCCGTACGGGACCGCGCGCCCGACCCCGTACGGAACCCCGTCCCCGACCCCGTACGGGATCCCTGGCGGGATGCCATGCGGCTCGCGCTCGCCGAGGCCGACGCGGCCGCGCCCGCCGGTGACGTACCGGTCGGCGCGGTCGTGCTCGGCCCGGACGGCGAGGTCCTCGCCCGCGCGCACAACGAGCGGGAGGCGGTCGGCGACCCGACCGCGCACGCCGAGGTCCTCGCCCTGCGACGGGCGGCCGCGGCGACCGGGGAGTGGCGCCTGACGGGCTGCACGCTCGTCGTCACCCTGGAGCCGTGCGTGATGTGCGCGGGCGCCCTCGTCCAGTCGCGCGTCGAGCGGGTGGTGTTCGGCGCGCTCGACGAGAAGGCGGGCGCGGCGGGCTCGCTCTGGGACCTCGTACGGGACCGGCGGCTGAACCACCGCCCCGAGGTGATCCACGGCGTGCTCGGCGAGGAGTGCGCGGAGCAGCTGACGGCCTTCTTCCGCACCCGCTGA
- a CDS encoding M28 family metallopeptidase: MNATQRRAAAILAAAALATPLVIASPATAGQDPAAAPARDAAKLAKKLVRETSGQGAYKHLQKFQAIADSAGGHRAAGTLGHDASAAYVYTQLKKAGYAVTYQKFQFWYTQTLAEKASVVSPAPRALDIKAMTYTKSTPIGGINAGLVAVPVDADGTTGCEPGDFASGTFTGKIALIKRGGCSFAIKQQNAAAAGAAAAAIYNNVPGVLSGTLGDAASGKIPTGGLTLAEGQQLAADLANGPVTLSLEIRQLQEQRTTNNVIAETKGGNAANTVMLGSHLDSVTAGPGINDNGSGSAGLLQAALELAESKDKVRNKVRFAWWSAEENGLLGSEHYVDTLSELSKKEIKLYLNFDMIASPNYGLFVYDGDNSDNVGEGAGPEGSAQLERDITDFMDKRGLPHEGTDFSGRSDYGPFIAVGIPSGGTFTGAEGIKTAAQAAKFGGEAGVAYDVNYHAKGDDLKNVNMTAFDANIDVIANAVGTYAHDISSLRKPVVSVPTSGGESSGGGLHNDHHEVTE; encoded by the coding sequence GTGAACGCAACCCAGCGCCGTGCCGCAGCCATTCTGGCCGCCGCCGCCCTCGCCACCCCGCTGGTCATCGCCTCTCCCGCCACCGCCGGCCAGGACCCCGCGGCCGCGCCGGCCCGCGACGCCGCCAAGCTGGCGAAGAAGCTGGTCCGCGAAACCTCCGGCCAGGGCGCCTACAAGCACCTGCAGAAGTTCCAGGCGATAGCCGACTCGGCCGGCGGCCACCGCGCGGCCGGCACGCTCGGACACGACGCCTCCGCCGCGTACGTGTACACGCAGCTCAAGAAGGCCGGCTACGCCGTCACCTACCAGAAGTTCCAGTTCTGGTACACGCAGACACTCGCCGAGAAGGCTTCCGTCGTCAGCCCCGCCCCCCGGGCCCTCGACATCAAGGCGATGACGTACACCAAGTCCACCCCGATCGGCGGCATCAACGCCGGCCTCGTGGCCGTCCCCGTCGACGCCGACGGCACCACCGGCTGCGAGCCGGGCGACTTCGCCTCCGGCACCTTCACCGGCAAGATCGCGCTGATCAAGCGCGGTGGCTGCTCCTTCGCGATCAAGCAGCAGAACGCCGCCGCGGCCGGTGCCGCCGCCGCCGCGATCTACAACAACGTCCCCGGCGTCCTGTCCGGCACCCTCGGCGACGCGGCCTCCGGGAAGATCCCCACCGGCGGTCTCACCCTGGCCGAGGGCCAGCAGCTCGCCGCCGACCTCGCCAACGGCCCGGTCACCCTCTCCCTGGAGATCCGCCAGCTCCAGGAGCAGCGCACCACCAACAACGTCATCGCGGAGACCAAGGGCGGCAACGCCGCCAACACCGTGATGCTCGGCTCGCACCTCGACTCCGTCACCGCCGGCCCCGGCATCAACGACAACGGCTCGGGCTCCGCCGGTCTCCTCCAGGCCGCCCTGGAGCTCGCCGAGTCGAAGGACAAGGTCCGCAACAAGGTCCGCTTCGCCTGGTGGTCCGCGGAGGAGAACGGCCTCCTCGGCTCCGAGCACTACGTGGACACCCTCTCGGAGCTCTCCAAGAAGGAGATCAAGCTCTACCTCAACTTCGACATGATCGCCTCGCCGAACTACGGCCTGTTCGTGTACGACGGCGACAACTCGGACAACGTCGGCGAGGGCGCCGGCCCCGAGGGCTCCGCCCAGCTGGAGCGCGACATCACCGACTTCATGGACAAGCGCGGCCTCCCGCACGAGGGCACCGACTTCTCCGGCCGCTCCGACTACGGCCCGTTCATCGCGGTCGGCATCCCCTCCGGCGGCACCTTCACCGGCGCCGAGGGCATCAAGACCGCTGCCCAGGCAGCCAAGTTCGGCGGCGAGGCGGGTGTCGCGTACGACGTGAACTACCACGCCAAGGGCGACGACCTGAAGAACGTCAACATGACGGCCTTCGACGCGAACATCGACGTCATCGCCAACGCCGTGGGCACCTACGCCCACGACATCTCCTCCCTGCGCAAGCCGGTCGTCTCCGTCCCGACCTCGGGTGGCGAGAGCAGCGGCGGCGGCCTGCACAACGACCACCACGAGGTCACCGAGTAA